In Candidatus Poribacteria bacterium, the following proteins share a genomic window:
- a CDS encoding NAD(P)-dependent oxidoreductase, which translates to MKKRILITGAAGKVGSALWQAWEKQDAYTLTLMDINPITGANSRGVQADIRDYAAMQELCRDQDVLVHLAYVRQDSLGKVPGEVSDIGASMTLFEAAREGGVQKIIYASTNHVSGWNERLNSPPRFSTGDQFRPDGWYGAMKGMAEIAGRYLVDAHDMRFISFRIGTFNGTSEPNGIRCCSTLLTPRDCVQLFGRAVDYEGPVKYLITYGRSANSDGYQQSYLDISGAVEVLGYQPQDNLVKTHLHKFLEEL; encoded by the coding sequence ATGAAAAAACGGATACTTATTACGGGTGCCGCTGGCAAAGTCGGCAGCGCGCTCTGGCAAGCATGGGAAAAACAGGATGCTTACACACTGACGTTGATGGATATTAATCCAATCACCGGTGCGAATTCGCGCGGGGTGCAGGCAGATATTCGTGACTACGCGGCGATGCAAGAATTGTGTCGCGATCAAGACGTATTGGTGCATCTGGCTTACGTGCGCCAAGATTCACTCGGAAAGGTACCCGGTGAAGTCAGCGACATCGGTGCGTCCATGACGCTGTTTGAAGCTGCACGAGAAGGCGGTGTTCAGAAAATCATATATGCGAGCACAAACCACGTTTCAGGATGGAATGAGCGATTGAATTCTCCACCTCGTTTCTCAACAGGCGATCAGTTTCGTCCCGATGGGTGGTACGGTGCGATGAAGGGTATGGCAGAGATTGCGGGACGGTATCTCGTTGATGCACACGATATGCGATTCATTAGCTTCCGCATCGGAACTTTCAACGGCACGTCCGAACCGAATGGGATACGGTGCTGTAGCACATTGCTGACCCCACGCGACTGTGTGCAACTCTTCGGTCGAGCTGTGGACTACGAGGGACCGGTCAAATATCTGATCACATACGGACGTTCAGCGAATTCCGACGGGTATCAGCAGAGTTATCTCGACATCAGCGGAGCGGTTGAGGTCCTGGGGTATCAACCGCAGGACAATTTGGTTAAAACGCATCTTCATAAATTTTTGGAGGAACTGTAA
- the trmB gene encoding tRNA (guanosine(46)-N7)-methyltransferase TrmB, which translates to MRENPDYNDLYYQNTTVHSQIIDIVTERAVPLGEFPKPIDWEAFFGNPHPVEIEIGSGKGRFLLEASKRHPTVNYIGIERAQKYVALTQERFKKHIRHFGVDSASGTFSNVRLAWTDASYFLTRYVPAESVQAHHIYFPDPWPKKRQRKRRIFRNQDFLSALTCTLNPNGGRLYIATDHAEYFQEIQERLAGLPVLRPVETDTSPDGDIATNFEMKYVLEGRNIYRAVYERLKDEVRRT; encoded by the coding sequence ATGCGTGAAAATCCCGACTACAACGACCTTTACTACCAGAATACAACTGTCCACTCCCAAATCATCGACATCGTGACAGAGCGTGCTGTGCCGTTAGGTGAGTTTCCTAAGCCGATTGATTGGGAAGCGTTTTTTGGGAACCCACATCCGGTAGAAATAGAGATTGGATCCGGGAAAGGGCGTTTCCTGCTTGAAGCATCAAAACGACATCCAACGGTTAACTATATCGGCATCGAACGGGCACAAAAGTACGTCGCCTTGACACAGGAACGGTTTAAAAAGCATATACGGCATTTCGGCGTGGACAGCGCGTCAGGAACGTTTTCTAATGTTCGTCTTGCGTGGACAGATGCCAGCTACTTCTTAACACGGTATGTACCAGCGGAATCTGTTCAGGCACATCACATCTACTTTCCGGACCCATGGCCCAAAAAGCGGCAGCGAAAACGACGGATTTTTCGGAATCAAGACTTTCTGTCGGCACTGACATGCACACTCAATCCGAATGGCGGTAGGCTTTATATTGCCACGGATCATGCGGAATATTTCCAAGAGATCCAGGAGCGTCTTGCCGGTTTACCCGTCCTGCGTCCTGTTGAAACAGACACCAGTCCAGATGGGGATATCGCAACCAACTTTGAAATGAAATACGTTTTGGAAGGCAGGAATATCTATCGGGCGGTTTATGAGAGATTAAAAGATGAAGTCAGAAGAACGTGA
- the uvrC gene encoding excinuclease ABC subunit UvrC, with translation MKSEERENARKTQSLPELWQSLPNVPGVYLMKASDGTVIYVGKAIRLRTRVRSYFREKSAHALTSQMMRYVTEVDYIVTASEVEALILENNLIKAHQPRYNVKLKDDKRYPYLRVTANEPFPRIHITRKAENDGTRYFGPFVHVRSTRQTLKQLTKLFPIRTCTLPLEEIGNKYRVCLDYHIGRCPGPCADKIDVSDYDEIVRKVCQFLGGNTDAVVKELTEQMQAAAEALDFETAAKYRDTLKDVQQAITTQNMDSVSAADEDVIGIAARTEIACVQLLRVRDGKLLEREHYYLNDADPESLATALSAFISQYYQNAVFVPKTVVLPMPIESMELIENWLSEKQGNHRVGLHVPKAGRLRKLQILATKNAEILLTQREQNVVYSSGVEPALVELQELLGLKHPLRRIEAYDISNLGDRFAVGSMVVLEDGKPVSNEYRRFKIRSVKGQNDFAMMQEVITRRFRRALADDEKFNTLPDLILIDGGKGQLSAAQTAMNFCRSLQGKTCSSKDASSRLPDIPLIALAKRIEEIFVPGKSEPIVLREDNPTLHMIQRLRDEAHRFAVTYHRRLRQKSLSVSVLDEIPNLGPKRKQALLQHFGSIEAIREASLDGLLSVKGIPRSVAENIRKHL, from the coding sequence ATGAAGTCAGAAGAACGTGAAAACGCCAGAAAAACGCAGTCACTGCCTGAATTATGGCAGTCGCTCCCGAATGTGCCCGGGGTTTATCTGATGAAAGCCTCCGACGGCACTGTCATCTATGTCGGGAAAGCGATCCGTTTGCGGACTCGGGTGCGTTCCTACTTCCGGGAGAAGTCTGCACACGCGTTGACATCACAGATGATGCGGTATGTTACCGAGGTTGACTACATCGTCACAGCGTCCGAAGTAGAGGCACTGATATTAGAAAACAATCTGATTAAGGCGCATCAACCGCGCTACAATGTAAAACTGAAAGACGATAAACGCTACCCGTATCTACGCGTGACCGCCAATGAACCCTTTCCCCGCATCCACATCACGCGTAAAGCTGAGAACGATGGGACGCGATATTTCGGACCGTTTGTCCATGTTCGTTCAACCCGCCAGACACTCAAACAATTGACGAAATTGTTTCCCATCCGCACCTGTACCCTACCTCTTGAGGAGATAGGGAATAAGTATCGGGTGTGCCTCGACTACCATATCGGACGCTGTCCTGGTCCTTGTGCAGATAAGATTGATGTGTCAGACTACGATGAGATCGTTCGGAAAGTGTGTCAGTTTCTTGGTGGAAATACAGATGCTGTGGTCAAAGAATTAACGGAGCAGATGCAAGCTGCCGCCGAAGCACTCGACTTTGAGACGGCTGCGAAGTATCGGGATACACTTAAAGACGTTCAACAGGCAATTACAACACAAAACATGGACAGTGTTTCCGCTGCAGATGAGGATGTCATCGGTATCGCTGCGAGAACTGAAATTGCATGTGTGCAACTTCTACGGGTGCGAGATGGTAAACTCCTTGAACGTGAACATTACTATCTCAACGATGCGGACCCAGAATCGCTCGCTACGGCGTTAAGTGCCTTCATTTCACAGTATTATCAAAACGCTGTTTTTGTCCCTAAAACTGTTGTCTTGCCGATGCCGATTGAATCGATGGAGTTGATTGAAAATTGGCTCAGCGAGAAACAGGGGAACCACCGCGTTGGATTGCATGTTCCAAAAGCAGGTAGACTCAGAAAGTTGCAAATTTTGGCAACGAAAAATGCCGAGATCCTTCTGACGCAACGTGAACAGAATGTGGTTTATAGTAGCGGTGTGGAACCAGCACTCGTTGAACTACAGGAATTGCTTGGGTTAAAACATCCGCTCCGACGCATTGAGGCTTACGATATTTCCAACCTCGGTGACAGGTTTGCGGTCGGATCAATGGTAGTCTTGGAAGATGGAAAACCGGTTTCAAATGAATACCGTCGGTTCAAGATCCGCTCCGTTAAAGGACAGAACGATTTTGCGATGATGCAAGAGGTCATCACGCGTCGTTTCCGCCGTGCGCTCGCAGACGATGAAAAATTTAACACGCTGCCAGATTTGATACTGATTGATGGTGGGAAGGGACAGTTGAGCGCAGCACAAACGGCTATGAACTTTTGCCGCAGCTTGCAAGGCAAAACTTGCTCTTCAAAAGACGCGTCATCTCGGCTCCCTGATATTCCGTTGATTGCACTTGCAAAGCGAATTGAAGAAATTTTCGTTCCCGGTAAATCGGAACCGATTGTATTGCGTGAGGATAACCCGACTTTACACATGATCCAGCGGCTACGGGATGAAGCACACCGGTTTGCGGTTACATATCACCGGCGACTCCGTCAGAAATCGCTGAGTGTATCGGTGCTTGACGAGATCCCGAACCTCGGTCCGAAGCGAAAACAGGCACTACTCCAACATTTCGGTTCAATTGAAGCGATCCGAGAGGCGAGTTTGGATGGGTTACTCTCTGTGAAAGGGATTCCACGCAGCGTCGCTGAAAACATTCGGAAGCATCTTTAA